In the Anaerobacillus sp. CMMVII genome, one interval contains:
- a CDS encoding LysM peptidoglycan-binding domain-containing protein: protein MDFYKRHELRIINQQTNEYALILFLDDQLTEFADEFGAKPGEKENLRSSAIQFIGRKYPGIKVTVVKVMVGGMLVSTLPLGLNTHSASAASVTTNQVTQASTIHYFVARGDTLWSISKAYQITVDNIKRANKLTTDSLQLNQRLIIPKAFHTVAAGDYLSVLAKQYNTTTAAISEANNLTSDQVRIGQTLIIPVLITGNQTTQATVATTTYTVVSGDSLSLLANRFGTTIDAIRSTNNLTTDLLRVGQTLQIPASTSGTFSPQIQTIDTIYTVVSGDSLSVIAKRFGTTVESIRTANHLKSDILQIGQRLVIPNGNLQLTKTPAPTQTTSTHTVVAGDNLWTIATRYNTTVDALRSANNLKTDMLQIGQTLTIPSTTAVTPSSAAPSPTTTSHTVVAGDSLWAIAARYGTTVDALRTANNLKSEMLQIGQTLVIPSNTGSTSIAPAPQVERTTFTYRVVSGDTLFNIANRFGVTVDQIRTTNQLKSDALQVGQALTIPNGTNTPTQTSGNTISYITHTVVSGDNLWNLSIQYGIPQQELMRTNNLSTNSMLSIGQQLSIPVHNIAVKPVVSARHGELLDWWTEAQYVFSIGKTAKITDLATGQSFYIKRTIGANHADAETVSINDTNIAKSIWGGFSWTPRAVICEVDGRRLAASMSFMPHDIQYITNNGITGHFDVYFSNSTRHVDGKADNSHQAQVERAAGLR, encoded by the coding sequence ATGGATTTTTATAAAAGGCATGAGCTTAGAATAATCAATCAGCAAACGAACGAATATGCACTGATTCTCTTTCTCGATGATCAGTTAACGGAGTTCGCCGATGAATTTGGGGCAAAACCAGGGGAAAAAGAAAACTTACGTTCATCCGCAATTCAGTTTATTGGAAGGAAATATCCTGGAATTAAGGTTACTGTTGTAAAAGTAATGGTTGGAGGAATGCTCGTAAGTACTCTTCCACTTGGGTTGAATACACACTCTGCATCAGCTGCGTCAGTAACTACCAATCAAGTTACACAGGCTTCAACGATTCACTATTTTGTTGCGAGGGGTGATACGCTCTGGAGCATTTCAAAAGCATATCAAATAACCGTTGATAACATTAAGAGAGCAAACAAGCTTACAACAGATTCATTGCAGCTAAACCAGAGACTCATCATTCCAAAGGCATTTCACACAGTTGCTGCTGGCGATTATTTATCCGTGCTCGCTAAACAGTACAACACAACTACTGCAGCAATCTCGGAAGCAAACAACCTAACTAGCGATCAGGTTCGCATCGGACAAACATTGATTATTCCTGTTCTAATTACCGGAAATCAAACGACACAAGCAACAGTAGCAACTACTACCTATACTGTGGTCTCTGGTGATAGCCTGTCTTTACTTGCGAATCGATTTGGCACGACAATAGATGCAATTCGATCGACAAATAACCTTACTACTGATTTGCTTCGAGTTGGTCAAACTCTGCAAATTCCAGCGAGTACTAGTGGAACATTCTCTCCACAAATACAAACAATTGATACGATTTATACCGTTGTCTCTGGTGATAGTTTATCAGTCATTGCAAAACGATTTGGGACGACAGTTGAGTCGATTCGTACTGCTAATCATTTAAAATCTGATATTTTACAAATTGGACAAAGGTTAGTCATTCCTAATGGCAATCTTCAATTAACAAAGACACCTGCTCCTACTCAAACTACTTCTACCCACACTGTAGTTGCAGGTGATAATTTATGGACGATTGCTACTAGGTACAACACAACTGTTGATGCGTTACGTTCTGCTAATAACCTAAAGACTGATATGTTGCAAATTGGACAGACGCTAACTATTCCAAGTACTACTGCAGTTACTCCGTCTTCTGCAGCCCCAAGTCCCACAACCACTTCCCACACCGTAGTTGCGGGTGATAGCTTATGGGCAATTGCTGCTAGATACGGTACAACTGTTGATGCGTTACGTACTGCCAATAATCTGAAATCTGAGATGCTCCAAATTGGACAAACATTAGTCATTCCTTCTAATACTGGGAGCACATCCATAGCACCTGCTCCACAAGTAGAAAGAACGACATTTACTTATCGTGTCGTCTCAGGAGATACCTTATTTAATATAGCAAACAGGTTTGGTGTGACAGTTGATCAAATTCGTACAACAAATCAATTAAAATCAGATGCATTACAGGTGGGACAAGCTCTTACGATTCCAAATGGAACAAATACTCCGACACAGACAAGCGGAAATACCATCAGCTACATTACACACACTGTAGTTTCAGGTGATAATCTTTGGAATTTAAGTATTCAATACGGAATTCCACAACAAGAGCTTATGAGAACGAATAATTTGTCTACGAACAGTATGCTTTCTATCGGACAACAGCTGTCGATCCCAGTACATAACATTGCTGTAAAACCAGTTGTTAGTGCTCGCCATGGTGAGCTATTGGACTGGTGGACTGAGGCGCAATATGTTTTTTCAATTGGTAAAACAGCGAAAATCACTGATTTAGCTACTGGTCAGAGTTTTTATATTAAACGAACCATCGGTGCAAACCATGCTGATGCTGAAACCGTCTCGATTAATGATACGAATATTGCTAAATCAATTTGGGGAGGATTTTCCTGGACTCCAAGAGCTGTTATTTGTGAAGTAGATGGAAGAAGGTTAGCAGCATCTATGAGCTTTATGCCGCATGATATTCAGTACATTACGAATAACGGAATTACCGGACATTTCGATGTCTATTTTTCAAATAGTACTCGGCATGTAGATGGAAAAGCAGATAACTCTCACCAAGCACAAGTAGAACGCGCTGCAGGTCTTCGCTAA
- a CDS encoding HEAT repeat domain-containing protein translates to MSIEETSTNVKVRFNELKKSINRTSNWRERLDAVNELGQWNSKEATELLKYSMTGDPVYKVQEAAFRQLQALGEQVTMPKRTPGELIKGTNKILLRIKKSLPNNHSYEDFKEKVKKMRLDLFDTYEGDKGADFDKWLEETWTNLPTR, encoded by the coding sequence TTGAGTATCGAGGAAACAAGTACAAATGTGAAAGTCAGATTTAACGAATTAAAAAAATCAATTAACAGAACCTCTAATTGGCGCGAGCGTTTAGATGCAGTAAATGAGTTGGGGCAGTGGAATAGCAAAGAGGCGACAGAATTATTAAAGTATAGTATGACGGGTGATCCCGTTTATAAGGTACAGGAAGCTGCTTTTCGTCAACTTCAAGCGTTAGGTGAACAAGTCACGATGCCAAAACGTACACCTGGAGAATTAATCAAGGGAACAAATAAAATCTTGCTCAGAATAAAAAAGAGTTTACCTAATAATCATTCATACGAGGATTTCAAAGAAAAAGTAAAAAAGATGCGACTTGATTTATTTGATACGTATGAAGGTGATAAAGGTGCTGATTTTGATAAATGGCTAGAGGAAACATGGACCAATTTACCTACTAGATAA
- a CDS encoding redoxin domain-containing protein, with product MAPEFTLPATTKEKLSLSEYRGTKNVLVAFYGMDFTPGUIKEIASWKEDYKRFENSEAEVLAISVDHIHSHRVFAASMGTLPYPLLADWDKQTVKSYNVFNEKGGTAIRSVFIVNKDGIIMYINTSFKADKKEDYEAVFQELEALTK from the coding sequence ATGGCCCCTGAGTTCACTTTACCTGCTACCACAAAAGAGAAGTTATCACTTTCTGAATACCGTGGTACCAAGAATGTATTGGTGGCTTTTTATGGAATGGACTTTACCCCTGGCTGAATTAAGGAAATTGCCTCTTGGAAAGAGGATTACAAAAGATTTGAAAACTCAGAAGCTGAAGTATTGGCGATAAGTGTTGATCATATTCATTCGCACCGAGTTTTTGCAGCTAGCATGGGCACATTGCCCTATCCATTGTTAGCTGATTGGGACAAACAAACAGTAAAGAGTTACAATGTTTTCAATGAAAAAGGTGGAACTGCGATTCGCTCCGTTTTTATCGTAAACAAAGACGGAATCATTATGTATATCAACACCTCATTTAAAGCAGATAAGAAAGAGGATTACGAGGCAGTGTTTCAGGAACTAGAAGCCTTAACGAAATAA
- a CDS encoding glycerophosphodiester phosphodiesterase, whose translation MTTLSRTISYSRKKSKKSIVLKAFLGLLGAFIISYLLLLFVFISERDTHPFFTHFDEPLIIAHQGGNHLAPSSSIAAFDKAVEIGAHVLEYDLHITKDGHLALIHDPTVDRTTDGTGEVVAMTLAEVQALDAGYTFTDLNGEHSYKGQGVYIPDVREMFDRYPDKLHLIEIKDTNPYDRMDEIITTLWNIVLEYNMQDKVLIAAFDSFILERVTELTEGQAATGGGKKETTNFVVAHKFFIHPFYFPKVDSFQLPTAQSGFDLTDKKLIKGANRLNQEVYYWTINDKETMLHLLENGAHGIITDRPDLLQEAILEHQQTNN comes from the coding sequence ATGACAACATTATCCAGAACAATCTCTTATTCTAGGAAGAAAAGTAAGAAATCAATAGTTTTAAAAGCTTTTCTCGGACTTTTAGGAGCATTTATTATCAGCTATCTTTTACTATTATTTGTATTTATTTCAGAACGCGATACTCATCCGTTTTTCACTCATTTCGATGAACCTTTGATTATTGCCCATCAAGGCGGCAATCACTTAGCACCTTCTAGCTCGATTGCAGCTTTTGATAAAGCCGTTGAAATTGGAGCACATGTACTTGAATATGATTTACATATTACCAAGGATGGCCATCTTGCACTCATCCATGATCCAACAGTCGACCGGACGACAGATGGGACCGGAGAAGTTGTGGCTATGACGTTAGCAGAAGTTCAAGCGTTAGACGCTGGTTATACCTTTACTGATTTAAATGGTGAACATAGTTATAAAGGTCAAGGTGTCTATATCCCAGATGTCCGTGAAATGTTTGATCGATATCCAGATAAGCTTCATTTAATTGAAATCAAAGATACAAATCCATATGATCGAATGGATGAGATCATCACAACACTTTGGAACATCGTTTTAGAATACAATATGCAGGATAAAGTATTAATCGCTGCATTTGATAGCTTTATTTTAGAGCGTGTTACTGAGCTTACTGAGGGTCAAGCAGCTACTGGTGGTGGGAAAAAAGAAACGACTAATTTTGTTGTAGCTCATAAGTTTTTCATACACCCTTTTTATTTTCCTAAAGTAGACTCATTCCAGCTGCCAACGGCCCAATCAGGCTTTGATTTAACTGACAAGAAGCTAATTAAAGGAGCAAATCGGTTAAATCAAGAAGTGTATTATTGGACCATTAATGACAAAGAGACAATGCTTCACTTACTCGAAAATGGTGCACATGGAATTATCACTGATCGACCAGATCTCTTACAAGAGGCGATTTTAGAACATCAACAAACCAATAACTAA
- a CDS encoding VCBS repeat-containing protein — MYHSYFRSNSSVPSIVSFLQGDVTGDKVADNVYLTGIKTQDSPFIQNITLVVQDGRTGIYTSTALSENTGYAPSLFLGDFTGNGVSDILISIATGGSGGIMNYYMYSFIENRAKLLFNSNDYYQQYKYEVTYQDNYKVAVMSFINRKKYIIDISLRDAEYLNEIYDQNGKLKNPIKGFVNPLSGLYPVDFDLNGVYELLAYQKIAGRYNADSLGYVLNTLKWKDHSFVLDNQNVAIFGY; from the coding sequence ATGTATCATTCTTATTTTAGGTCTAACAGCAGCGTCCCTAGTATTGTTTCCTTTTTACAAGGGGACGTCACAGGGGATAAAGTGGCTGACAATGTCTATTTAACTGGAATTAAAACTCAAGATAGTCCTTTTATTCAAAATATTACTCTAGTTGTTCAGGATGGAAGAACCGGTATTTATACTAGTACAGCACTCAGTGAAAACACTGGTTATGCTCCGTCACTATTCTTGGGCGATTTTACTGGAAATGGCGTCTCCGATATTCTAATAAGCATCGCTACTGGTGGTAGTGGTGGAATAATGAATTATTACATGTATTCCTTCATTGAAAATCGAGCAAAACTGCTTTTCAATTCCAATGATTATTATCAGCAATATAAATATGAAGTGACTTATCAAGACAATTATAAAGTTGCAGTTATGAGTTTTATTAATCGAAAAAAATATATCATTGATATTTCTCTGAGAGATGCTGAGTATTTAAATGAAATTTATGATCAGAACGGCAAGCTGAAAAATCCTATCAAAGGCTTTGTGAATCCTTTAAGTGGCTTATATCCCGTCGATTTTGATCTAAATGGCGTATATGAGCTGTTGGCCTATCAAAAAATCGCTGGAAGATATAACGCAGATTCTTTAGGTTATGTTTTGAATACATTAAAGTGGAAGGATCATAGTTTTGTCTTGGATAATCAGAATGTCGCCATTTTCGGTTATTAA
- a CDS encoding DUF4132 domain-containing protein: MKEFLLGLSNLIHEHRNFQYEVEFFDGYKQTAVLGAQLQQLNYQPSEQLKRTDNLPLSEVWREYVDQSDIGEIELLQMNYYFGLEHLFYNFDLLKDFRSSNDERKALLSELFPIEQIQEMFGWTNELTYASQINQIVAAYLADYDQNVIFSLTSKILNTMLHQIPEDEIKGQKTIFGILTSPWLDWSYQAVTDDTSFKDYFLLKYKLYVNHKFKRYQLSIEETARAFDLKLIDEDEVYKELMVRGESNQHLYQVTQKRSDIVTKYPCIVTLRDQLITRVLGIELKRGDLPTDATNLAMQIYYYEGIEYFVKILLALDKETFVRGYIYSYGNQISKKEILSHLLKACYPKTGDDETLVKELLDKKIVTEKRLLEAAMYAPQWIEMVARLLGWRGLRSAAWYFHAHVNEMYSSEKETIVAHYSPITPEDFNDGAFDIDWFKQAYRELGDERFSILYDCAKYISAGANHRRSQLFADATLGKLDLATIKKSVIEKRNKDQLLSFSLVPIDPTNGQDVLLRYEFLQQFLRESKAFGAQRRASEGKVVSIALANLARNAGYQDVIRLTWDMEALKMNEVLHYLEPKQLDEELTVQLVIEEHGKAEIKVLKNGKELKSVPAKYKKHDYIIELKEVRTELKNQYTRAKSELERSMEMGNSFTLSELEKLTQHPVIAPLIHGLVLKVNDHLGFL; the protein is encoded by the coding sequence ATGAAAGAATTTCTCTTAGGTTTATCTAACTTAATTCATGAGCATAGGAATTTTCAATACGAAGTAGAGTTTTTTGATGGGTATAAACAAACAGCTGTCCTCGGCGCACAGTTACAGCAGTTGAATTATCAACCATCTGAGCAATTGAAACGAACGGATAACCTTCCATTGTCTGAAGTTTGGCGAGAGTATGTAGATCAAAGTGATATTGGAGAAATCGAACTTCTACAAATGAATTATTACTTTGGACTTGAACATTTATTTTACAACTTTGATTTACTAAAAGACTTTCGCTCATCAAACGACGAAAGAAAAGCCTTATTGTCTGAATTATTTCCGATTGAACAAATCCAGGAAATGTTCGGGTGGACCAATGAATTAACGTATGCATCTCAAATTAACCAAATTGTAGCGGCTTATCTAGCTGACTATGATCAAAATGTGATTTTCTCATTAACTAGCAAAATCTTAAATACTATGCTACACCAAATTCCAGAAGATGAGATTAAGGGTCAAAAAACGATTTTTGGAATTTTAACATCGCCATGGCTTGATTGGTCATACCAAGCTGTTACAGACGACACCTCTTTCAAGGATTATTTTCTCCTTAAATATAAACTGTACGTGAATCACAAATTCAAACGATATCAATTAAGCATAGAAGAGACGGCACGGGCCTTTGATTTGAAGTTAATTGACGAGGATGAGGTATACAAGGAATTAATGGTCAGGGGAGAAAGCAATCAGCACCTTTATCAAGTAACTCAAAAGCGTAGTGACATTGTAACGAAATATCCTTGCATCGTTACTTTGCGGGACCAACTCATTACACGTGTCTTAGGGATTGAACTAAAACGCGGAGATCTTCCAACAGATGCTACCAACTTAGCAATGCAAATCTATTATTATGAAGGCATTGAGTATTTTGTGAAAATTCTCTTGGCCTTAGATAAAGAAACGTTCGTGCGGGGGTACATTTATAGTTATGGCAATCAAATCTCCAAGAAAGAAATTTTAAGTCACCTTTTAAAAGCCTGTTACCCTAAGACAGGGGACGATGAGACGCTAGTAAAGGAGTTATTAGATAAGAAAATCGTGACCGAAAAACGTCTTCTTGAAGCGGCGATGTATGCTCCGCAATGGATAGAAATGGTTGCGAGGCTACTAGGCTGGAGAGGATTGAGAAGTGCCGCTTGGTATTTTCATGCTCACGTAAACGAAATGTATTCAAGCGAAAAAGAGACGATCGTTGCCCATTATTCACCAATTACACCTGAAGATTTTAATGATGGTGCCTTTGATATTGACTGGTTTAAACAGGCTTATCGTGAGTTGGGAGATGAACGATTTTCGATTCTTTATGACTGCGCGAAATACATTTCAGCTGGAGCGAACCACCGCAGATCCCAATTGTTTGCCGATGCAACACTAGGGAAGCTAGACCTTGCAACAATAAAAAAATCTGTTATAGAAAAGCGAAATAAAGATCAACTCTTAAGTTTTAGCCTTGTTCCAATTGATCCAACGAACGGTCAAGATGTGTTATTGCGCTATGAGTTCTTACAACAATTTTTACGTGAGAGCAAGGCATTTGGAGCGCAACGTCGTGCAAGTGAAGGGAAGGTTGTATCGATCGCTTTAGCAAATTTAGCCAGAAATGCGGGATACCAGGATGTCATTAGACTCACTTGGGATATGGAAGCACTGAAAATGAACGAAGTGCTTCATTATTTAGAACCTAAGCAACTTGATGAGGAGCTTACGGTACAGTTAGTCATTGAAGAACATGGTAAAGCAGAAATAAAAGTTTTGAAAAATGGCAAAGAATTAAAGTCAGTTCCAGCTAAATACAAGAAACATGACTATATCATTGAACTAAAAGAAGTGAGAACTGAACTGAAAAATCAATATACAAGAGCAAAGTCAGAGCTTGAACGGTCCATGGAAATGGGGAATTCCTTTACATTGAGCGAGCTAGAGAAACTAACTCAACATCCAGTGATTGCTCCACTTATACATGGATTGGTGTTAAAGGTTAATGATCATTTAGGCTTTTTGTAG
- a CDS encoding DUF4132 domain-containing protein — translation MVIAHPVDLFKSGEWTHYQRELFDRKLKQPFKQVFRELYLPNEDELASGTVSRRYAGHQVQPRKTVALLKSRLWTVSYEEGLQKVYYKDNIIAKIYAMADWLSPADVEAPTIETVEFYDRHTYKSMEISKVPKLIFSETMRDVDLVVSVAHVGGVDPEASLTTVEMRKAIVRETLRLIKLETLS, via the coding sequence ATTGTCATTGCTCACCCAGTCGATCTATTTAAGAGTGGCGAGTGGACTCATTATCAACGTGAGTTATTTGATCGAAAGCTGAAGCAACCATTTAAACAGGTCTTCCGTGAATTGTATCTCCCAAATGAAGATGAGCTCGCCTCAGGTACGGTTTCTCGTCGATATGCTGGACACCAGGTACAGCCAAGAAAGACAGTAGCGCTTTTAAAAAGTCGGCTGTGGACTGTTAGCTATGAAGAGGGTTTGCAAAAGGTTTATTACAAGGATAATATTATCGCAAAAATTTATGCGATGGCAGATTGGTTGTCTCCAGCAGACGTGGAAGCACCTACCATTGAAACGGTTGAATTTTATGACCGCCATACCTATAAAAGTATGGAAATTAGCAAAGTACCAAAGCTGATTTTTTCAGAGACAATGAGAGATGTAGATTTAGTTGTTAGCGTTGCGCATGTTGGTGGCGTTGATCCTGAAGCGAGTTTAACAACCGTGGAAATGAGAAAGGCCATTGTCAGAGAAACACTCCGATTAATAAAGCTTGAAACGTTAAGCTAG
- a CDS encoding YggT family protein, with protein MLKSTIYINYLINIVIGIAQFFLGFRVILKLFGASSTAPFVQWVYNTSQSLLNPFEGIFPTTVLDGKFVIEFSALFALIIYTLVGYFLTQLIWMVQRGIERK; from the coding sequence ATGTTGAAAAGTACAATTTATATAAATTATTTAATTAATATTGTTATAGGAATTGCACAGTTTTTCTTAGGTTTTAGGGTTATTCTAAAGTTATTTGGAGCAAGCAGCACCGCTCCATTTGTTCAGTGGGTGTATAATACTAGTCAATCATTACTCAATCCTTTCGAGGGGATTTTTCCCACAACAGTACTTGATGGGAAATTCGTTATAGAATTTTCTGCATTATTTGCATTAATCATTTACACTTTAGTCGGTTACTTCTTGACTCAATTAATCTGGATGGTTCAAAGAGGAATAGAAAGAAAATAA
- a CDS encoding GNAT family N-acetyltransferase, with translation MPEKKVNEMVCLKQYISEKEYKEIHHLEKLCFSYDKTNLKLELDYKLHISRRPELGLKAINEFLYYVNDQLVAYLGICSFGGRHVAEINGMTHPDYRKHGFFNRLFELAAEECQKRNFQKVLLLLDGKSISGVNFINSVHAVYEFSEYRMRWVNETNLENSPSVKLRKATKVDGREISKQNARYFNLGEEIEWDFQQEEALNNITYMIEHNEQMIGKIVVSYGDDSALLVDLAYCLSSEEKDMEKKH, from the coding sequence ATGCCAGAAAAAAAAGTGAATGAAATGGTATGCTTAAAACAATACATTTCAGAAAAGGAATATAAGGAAATACATCATCTAGAGAAACTATGCTTCTCATATGATAAAACAAATCTAAAGCTAGAATTAGATTATAAGTTGCATATAAGTAGAAGGCCTGAACTAGGATTAAAAGCGATTAATGAGTTTCTTTATTATGTTAATGATCAGCTGGTGGCTTACCTAGGAATTTGTAGTTTTGGAGGTAGACATGTCGCTGAAATTAATGGAATGACTCACCCAGATTATCGAAAGCATGGATTTTTTAATAGACTTTTCGAACTCGCCGCTGAGGAATGTCAGAAGAGAAACTTTCAGAAGGTTTTACTATTATTAGATGGTAAGTCGATCTCAGGTGTAAACTTTATCAACTCGGTTCACGCAGTATACGAATTTTCGGAGTATCGAATGAGGTGGGTAAACGAAACTAATTTAGAAAATAGCCCGTCAGTAAAATTAAGGAAAGCTACAAAGGTAGATGGGAGAGAGATCTCCAAGCAAAATGCAAGATATTTTAACCTTGGAGAGGAAATTGAGTGGGATTTCCAACAAGAGGAGGCTTTAAATAACATCACCTATATGATTGAACATAACGAACAGATGATTGGGAAAATCGTCGTAAGCTACGGGGACGATTCCGCTTTATTAGTGGATTTGGCATATTGCCTGAGTTCAGAGGAAAAGGATATGGAAAAGAAGCATTAA
- a CDS encoding N-acetyltransferase: MPEFRGKGYGKEALIGTLQLIQEKNIYDIELDVESKNDNALNLYKACGFEEVSVMNYYEFKI; the protein is encoded by the coding sequence TTGCCTGAGTTCAGAGGAAAAGGATATGGAAAAGAAGCATTAATAGGAACATTGCAGTTAATCCAAGAAAAAAACATTTACGACATCGAATTAGACGTAGAATCTAAAAATGATAATGCCCTTAACTTATATAAGGCTTGTGGGTTTGAAGAAGTGTCAGTGATGAATTATTATGAGTTTAAGATTTAG
- a CDS encoding staygreen family protein has product MQPIYRLDPEKLFVEFNPPITAKEPIIPRRYTLTHSDITAELFLTIASEYAFDKITSMRDEVLAEWKTHNVSIYLHVYLYVGDFGPDVTATRNAIFRRELPLAMEAIVYGDRQFFSTHPNLNQAQIWVHFDSPDPNYNKFEYWGTPMDYK; this is encoded by the coding sequence ATGCAACCTATTTACAGGTTAGATCCTGAAAAACTCTTTGTCGAATTCAATCCCCCTATTACTGCTAAAGAACCTATAATCCCCCGCCGTTACACACTTACTCATTCAGATATAACTGCCGAACTATTTTTAACTATTGCTTCAGAGTACGCGTTTGATAAAATTACTTCAATGAGGGATGAGGTTTTAGCAGAATGGAAAACTCATAATGTATCTATCTACCTTCACGTATATCTTTACGTAGGTGATTTTGGGCCAGATGTAACCGCCACACGTAATGCAATTTTTAGGCGTGAGCTACCTTTGGCAATGGAAGCTATTGTATACGGCGATAGGCAATTTTTTTCTACTCATCCAAATTTGAATCAAGCACAAATATGGGTTCATTTTGATTCGCCAGATCCTAATTACAATAAATTTGAATACTGGGGAACTCCTATGGATTATAAGTAA
- a CDS encoding ion transporter has protein sequence MELKHNEELKSKSNLRNNFRHLVEHVYFQPIIIAIILLNGLIIISETYFTGNSLLLLLDKLIVWIFVLELIVKIVGLGFKGYFSDRWNLFDFTIVIASLVFYSTPFVSVLRLIRVLRLVRMIPAIPALRKIIDSLMKSLPALSGILGLSILIFSIYAIIGTTFFSEVLPDEFFGSFHASLFTLMQVVTFESWASQVARPIIHEVPWAWTYFVSFIIIGALVILNLVVAVILSYLGQDDEAKREEQMGRLFKENQELKSDLEEIKQLLLERNK, from the coding sequence ATGGAATTAAAACATAATGAAGAATTGAAAAGTAAGAGTAATTTGAGAAATAATTTTAGACATCTAGTGGAGCATGTGTATTTTCAACCAATTATTATCGCTATCATCCTATTAAACGGACTTATCATTATCTCAGAAACGTATTTTACTGGTAATAGCCTATTACTACTTTTAGATAAATTAATCGTATGGATCTTTGTGTTAGAACTCATTGTAAAAATTGTTGGTCTCGGATTTAAAGGTTATTTTTCTGACAGATGGAACTTATTTGATTTTACTATTGTAATAGCAAGCCTAGTCTTTTACTCAACACCATTCGTGAGCGTGTTGAGATTAATAAGAGTTCTGCGCCTGGTCAGAATGATCCCGGCAATTCCAGCTTTACGAAAAATCATCGATTCATTAATGAAATCCTTACCAGCTTTATCAGGTATTTTAGGGTTGTCGATTTTGATTTTTTCGATCTATGCGATCATTGGAACAACTTTTTTTAGTGAAGTCCTTCCAGACGAATTTTTCGGAAGTTTCCATGCTTCATTATTCACTTTGATGCAGGTTGTTACGTTCGAATCGTGGGCAAGTCAGGTAGCAAGGCCGATTATTCATGAGGTGCCGTGGGCTTGGACCTATTTTGTTTCCTTTATTATCATTGGGGCATTAGTGATTTTAAACCTAGTTGTTGCCGTGATCTTAAGCTATTTGGGTCAGGATGATGAAGCGAAACGAGAGGAACAAATGGGCAGGTTATTCAAAGAAAATCAAGAACTAAAGAGCGATCTAGAAGAAATAAAACAATTGCTTCTTGAAAGAAATAAATAG